In Bradyrhizobium guangxiense, the following are encoded in one genomic region:
- a CDS encoding ABC transporter ATP-binding protein, with translation MALLDVSSVTLCYKTSSAVVTATERVSFAVDKSDRFVLLGPSGCGKSTLLKAVGGYMSPSEGRMTIGGREIHGPGADRMMIFQEFDQLLPWKSVLANVMFPLLTARRLSRKDAEAKARAYIEKVGLTRVVDAYPHTLSGGMKQRVAIARGMAMEPDILLMDEPFAALDALTRRTCQDELLQLWSETKFTVLFVTHSIAEAIRIGNRILLLSPHPGRVKAEVVDVDKVSNQDGRAGRLEKEIHDLLFAGEATAH, from the coding sequence ATGGCGCTGCTCGACGTCAGTTCCGTGACGCTGTGCTACAAGACTTCCAGCGCAGTCGTCACCGCCACGGAGAGAGTGAGCTTTGCGGTCGACAAGTCCGACCGCTTCGTGCTGCTCGGGCCGTCCGGCTGCGGCAAGTCGACGCTGCTCAAGGCCGTCGGCGGCTATATGAGCCCGAGCGAGGGCCGCATGACGATCGGCGGCCGCGAGATTCACGGCCCCGGCGCCGATCGTATGATGATCTTCCAGGAATTCGACCAGCTCCTGCCCTGGAAGAGCGTGCTTGCCAACGTCATGTTTCCGCTGCTGACCGCGCGAAGATTGTCGCGCAAGGACGCTGAGGCAAAGGCGCGGGCCTACATCGAGAAGGTTGGCCTGACCCGCGTTGTCGATGCCTATCCGCACACGCTGTCCGGTGGCATGAAGCAGCGCGTCGCGATCGCGCGCGGCATGGCAATGGAGCCGGACATTCTTCTGATGGACGAGCCGTTCGCCGCGCTCGACGCGTTGACGCGCCGTACCTGCCAGGACGAGCTGCTCCAGCTCTGGAGCGAGACCAAATTCACCGTGCTGTTCGTGACCCATTCCATCGCGGAGGCGATCCGCATCGGAAACCGTATCCTGCTGCTGTCGCCGCATCCCGGCCGGGTCAAGGCCGAGGTGGTCGACGTCGACAAGGTCTCGAACCAAGACGGCCGCGCCGGCCGGCTGGAGAAGGAGATCCACGATCTCCTGTTCGCCGGCGAAGCCACCGCGCATTGA
- a CDS encoding ABC transporter permease: MGEARILLRAEPAAVSGAGEVERKLSVAELLWNDGFVRKTVIILFLAAVWEAYGVTLDNPLLFPTLHDTAITLFDRVKDGTIPMRAWTSLKVLFMGYSAGIVLAAIFTILAISTRIGTDFLETVTAMFNPLPAIALLPLALIWFGLGNGSLVFVLIHSVLWPVALNTHSGFKSVSNTLRMVGRNYGLRGLPYVAEILIPAAFGSILTGLKIGWAFAWRTLIAAELVFGVSSGQGGLGWFIFENRNLLDIPAVFAGLLTVIIIGLFVENLIFRAIERNTVQKWGTQS; the protein is encoded by the coding sequence ATGGGCGAAGCCAGGATATTGCTGCGGGCCGAGCCGGCCGCTGTTTCGGGCGCGGGCGAGGTCGAGCGCAAGCTGAGCGTGGCCGAGCTGCTGTGGAACGACGGCTTCGTCCGTAAGACCGTGATCATCCTGTTCCTGGCCGCGGTGTGGGAGGCCTACGGTGTCACCCTCGACAATCCCCTGCTGTTCCCGACGCTGCACGACACGGCGATCACGCTGTTCGACCGTGTCAAGGACGGCACCATTCCGATGCGCGCCTGGACTTCGCTCAAGGTGTTGTTCATGGGCTATTCGGCCGGCATCGTGCTGGCCGCGATCTTCACGATCCTCGCCATCTCCACCCGCATCGGGACCGATTTCCTGGAGACGGTGACGGCGATGTTCAACCCGCTGCCGGCAATCGCGCTGCTGCCGCTGGCGCTGATCTGGTTCGGGCTCGGCAATGGCAGCCTGGTCTTCGTGCTGATCCATTCGGTGCTTTGGCCGGTCGCGCTCAACACTCATTCCGGCTTCAAGAGCGTGTCCAACACGCTGCGCATGGTCGGCCGCAATTACGGCCTGCGCGGGCTGCCTTACGTCGCCGAGATTCTCATCCCGGCGGCGTTCGGCTCGATCCTCACCGGCCTGAAGATCGGCTGGGCCTTTGCCTGGCGCACGCTGATCGCGGCGGAGCTGGTGTTCGGCGTGTCATCGGGCCAGGGCGGGCTCGGCTGGTTCATCTTCGAGAACCGCAATCTCCTCGACATACCGGCAGTGTTCGCGGGCCTCTTGACGGTGATCATCATCGGGCTCTTTGTCGAGAACCTGATCTTCCGCGCCATCGAGCGGAATACCGTCCAGAAAT